A genomic region of Alistipes megaguti contains the following coding sequences:
- a CDS encoding right-handed parallel beta-helix repeat-containing protein → MKISRYLLPAVVGTAIVGALVGTCRVPASPGIVISEGALSEAQIAEDKSGNGMQAPDSAGTAVRDTVRISEFGLRPDTGEDATGALRRAIAAIARSGRPTVLRFEEGRYDFHAPRGQDDRASVAARLCGLQNLVIDGGGARFIGHGRLTLFAAEECRNLTLCNFSLDWQRPYITQATITAIGDGQVDLAIDRARYPYRIEQGRIRFLGDDWVREVDPESYSTAYDPRSGAVLYGTRDYPLSERNALFRGEVREVAPDTVRFFGRVDRKLPVGTRIALYHGRYLAPAITLGGCRNTRLERIDLFHAPGMGVYALRCEGLLLREVSTRPNRAEGRCFSCVADALHFTSCRGMIELDGCRFDGQGDDALNIHGVYIRVAGISKQRRRLRLEGDRFPADKVFGVGDEIWPVHKLTVARGEPRRITRIVGRKGQQLEIELDRPLDGEFACGDFVENASWTPDIRIHNCRFGRANRARGILLTSPGRVEVFDNRFETAGTAILIEGDVNYWFESGAVRDMEIRNNLFDNCGTSASNNGGTGWGEAVISITPSFRPDSETSPVYHNRIRIHDNRIRTYDRPLIHARAVGHLQFVNNRIEQTSDFPSSAAQRESFRLDGCRDVLIAGNRYVGYDKPDVKTFHMKPKDLTYEKE, encoded by the coding sequence ATGAAAATTAGTCGATACCTCTTGCCGGCCGTCGTCGGGACTGCGATTGTCGGGGCGCTGGTCGGGACCTGTCGGGTCCCGGCCTCGCCGGGTATCGTCATCTCCGAGGGCGCGCTCTCCGAAGCGCAGATCGCCGAAGACAAGTCCGGGAACGGCATGCAGGCCCCGGATTCAGCCGGCACGGCGGTGCGCGACACGGTCCGCATCAGCGAGTTCGGACTCCGCCCCGATACGGGCGAAGATGCCACCGGGGCCCTGCGCCGCGCCATCGCCGCCATCGCACGGAGCGGCCGCCCCACGGTGCTCCGTTTCGAAGAGGGACGCTACGATTTCCACGCTCCCCGGGGGCAGGACGACCGGGCCAGTGTCGCCGCCCGTCTCTGCGGGCTGCAGAATCTGGTGATCGACGGCGGCGGTGCCCGCTTCATCGGCCACGGCCGCCTCACGCTCTTCGCCGCCGAGGAGTGCCGGAACCTCACCTTGTGCAACTTCTCGCTCGACTGGCAGCGCCCCTACATCACGCAGGCCACGATCACGGCAATCGGCGACGGGCAGGTCGATCTGGCTATCGACCGGGCTCGCTACCCCTACCGCATCGAACAGGGACGGATCCGCTTCCTCGGAGACGATTGGGTCCGGGAGGTCGATCCCGAAAGCTACTCCACGGCCTACGATCCGAGGAGCGGCGCGGTCCTCTACGGAACGCGTGACTATCCGCTCTCGGAACGCAATGCGCTCTTCCGCGGCGAGGTCCGTGAGGTGGCGCCCGACACGGTGCGCTTCTTCGGCCGCGTCGACCGCAAACTGCCCGTCGGAACCCGGATCGCCCTCTATCACGGTCGCTATCTGGCGCCGGCCATAACGCTGGGCGGCTGCCGCAACACCCGTCTCGAACGGATTGATCTGTTCCATGCCCCCGGCATGGGGGTCTATGCCCTGCGCTGCGAGGGACTCCTCCTGCGGGAGGTTTCCACCCGGCCGAACCGCGCCGAAGGGCGCTGTTTCAGCTGTGTGGCCGACGCCCTGCACTTCACCTCCTGCCGCGGGATGATCGAACTCGACGGCTGCCGGTTCGACGGTCAGGGCGACGACGCACTCAACATCCACGGCGTCTACATCCGCGTGGCCGGTATCTCGAAGCAGCGGCGGAGACTCCGGCTCGAAGGCGACCGATTCCCGGCCGACAAGGTCTTCGGCGTCGGTGACGAGATCTGGCCCGTCCACAAGCTGACGGTTGCCCGCGGGGAGCCCCGGCGCATCACGCGGATTGTCGGCCGCAAGGGACAGCAGCTGGAGATCGAGCTCGATCGGCCGCTCGACGGGGAGTTCGCGTGCGGCGACTTCGTCGAAAACGCCTCGTGGACGCCCGACATCAGGATCCACAACTGCCGGTTCGGCCGCGCAAACCGCGCCCGCGGCATCCTGCTCACCTCACCCGGGCGGGTCGAGGTCTTCGACAATCGCTTCGAAACCGCCGGAACGGCCATCCTCATCGAGGGCGACGTCAACTACTGGTTCGAATCGGGAGCCGTGCGCGACATGGAGATCCGCAACAACCTCTTCGACAACTGCGGAACCTCGGCCTCGAACAACGGCGGCACCGGGTGGGGCGAAGCCGTCATCAGCATCACCCCCTCCTTCCGCCCCGACTCGGAGACGTCGCCCGTCTACCACAACCGCATCCGGATTCACGACAACCGCATCCGGACCTACGACCGGCCTCTAATCCACGCCCGTGCGGTCGGTCATCTGCAGTTCGTCAACAACCGCATCGAGCAGACCTCCGACTTCCCGTCATCGGCCGCTCAGCGCGAATCATTCCGACTCGACGGGTGCCGGGATGTCCTCATCGCCGGAAACCGCTATGTCGGTTACGACAAGCCCGACGTCAAAACCTTCCACATGAAACCGAAAGATCTCACCTATGAAAAAGAGTAG
- a CDS encoding right-handed parallel beta-helix repeat-containing protein, translating into MLTLIVSGCVAQPETVVVEADPAIGDFTPVVREILENHPDGEVTIRFGEGCFDFFPERAAGKYLCISNNDNGYKRCAFLLEEMNRVRIEGLGDGTRFRFHGAMVPFRIERCSEVQFGRFAVEYDASFIFEGRVVANDPATRSITLRLLDPERFLIRDGEPRFSGYDWESPFGENILFDPQTRSPYFDAERYGHNPSIALKAERLNDSLVRLSGYAARELPPVGSVYTDKGPHSTNRRYPGFSLYASSKIELCDVTLHDSGGMALIAERCRDVVCTRYCVEVPAGSGRMVSASADATHFVGCSGRIELRDCRFESMLDDATNIHGAYMKIVDRLSGHRFGASFGHFQQEGYDFAEEGDSLVFVDRADLSVVGVGKVAKIDCVNENYYSIQTSFDLGNIPDSIQLAVANPTFDTRVRISGCTVRYNRARSLLISTPGDVCIEDCDLSSMMAGIRICGDANYWFESGRTQNIVIRNNRFGTMATGGVSPQAVLQIDPVIPHRARAGRKPYHGCIRFEGNLVETFDNQVIYALSVDSMVIRSNRFVDSRRFEPRFKGLSVIDAQSCRSITIQDNDFSAWKKDASISLVDCPERHLQGDGMPPVTENPNPYFYEN; encoded by the coding sequence TTGCTGACTCTGATCGTTTCCGGCTGCGTCGCGCAGCCGGAGACGGTCGTCGTCGAGGCCGATCCGGCCATCGGCGACTTCACCCCCGTCGTGCGCGAGATCCTCGAAAACCACCCCGACGGTGAGGTCACGATCCGGTTCGGCGAGGGGTGCTTCGACTTCTTCCCCGAACGGGCCGCCGGAAAGTACCTCTGCATCTCGAACAACGACAACGGATACAAGCGTTGCGCCTTCCTGCTCGAGGAGATGAACCGCGTGCGGATCGAGGGGCTGGGCGACGGGACCCGTTTCCGCTTCCACGGTGCGATGGTCCCCTTCCGCATAGAGCGCTGCAGCGAGGTGCAGTTCGGCCGTTTCGCGGTCGAATACGACGCCTCGTTCATCTTCGAAGGGCGGGTCGTCGCCAACGATCCCGCAACGCGCAGCATCACCCTGCGGCTGCTCGATCCGGAACGCTTCCTGATCCGCGACGGCGAGCCCCGGTTCTCGGGATACGACTGGGAGAGTCCCTTCGGCGAAAACATCCTGTTCGATCCCCAAACCCGTTCGCCCTACTTCGACGCCGAACGCTACGGACACAACCCGAGCATCGCCCTGAAGGCCGAACGGCTCAACGACTCGCTGGTGCGGCTGAGCGGATATGCGGCCCGGGAGCTGCCTCCGGTCGGCAGCGTCTATACGGACAAGGGCCCCCATTCGACCAACCGCCGATATCCGGGATTCTCGCTCTACGCCAGTTCGAAGATCGAACTCTGCGACGTGACGCTCCACGATTCGGGCGGAATGGCGCTGATTGCCGAACGCTGTCGCGACGTCGTCTGCACGAGGTATTGCGTCGAGGTCCCCGCCGGAAGCGGTCGGATGGTCTCGGCCTCGGCCGACGCAACCCACTTCGTCGGGTGCTCGGGGCGCATCGAACTTCGCGACTGCCGGTTCGAAAGCATGCTCGACGACGCCACGAACATCCACGGCGCCTACATGAAGATCGTGGACCGACTCTCCGGCCACCGTTTCGGAGCCAGCTTCGGACACTTCCAGCAGGAGGGATACGACTTCGCCGAAGAGGGCGATTCGCTCGTCTTCGTCGACCGCGCCGACCTCTCCGTAGTCGGCGTCGGAAAGGTCGCGAAGATCGACTGCGTCAACGAAAACTACTACTCGATCCAGACCTCGTTCGACCTCGGGAACATCCCCGACTCGATACAGCTGGCCGTGGCGAACCCCACGTTCGACACCCGCGTCCGCATCTCGGGTTGCACGGTCCGGTACAACCGCGCCCGCAGCCTGCTGATCTCAACCCCGGGTGACGTCTGCATCGAAGATTGCGACCTCTCGTCGATGATGGCCGGCATACGCATCTGCGGCGACGCCAACTACTGGTTCGAATCGGGCCGCACGCAGAACATCGTCATCCGAAACAACCGCTTCGGCACGATGGCAACAGGCGGCGTTTCGCCCCAGGCCGTCCTGCAGATCGACCCCGTCATCCCGCACCGGGCCCGCGCCGGACGAAAACCCTATCACGGCTGCATCCGCTTCGAGGGTAATCTCGTCGAGACGTTCGACAACCAGGTAATCTATGCCCTGTCGGTCGATTCGATGGTCATCCGATCGAACCGCTTCGTCGACTCGCGACGTTTCGAGCCCCGTTTCAAAGGGCTGTCGGTCATCGACGCCCAGAGCTGCCGCAGCATCACGATTCAGGACAACGACTTCTCGGCCTGGAAAAAGGATGCGTCGATCAGTCTGGTCGACTGCCCCGAACGCCATCTGCAGGGAGACGGAATGCCTCCCGTAACCGAAAATCCAAACCCCTATTTCTATGAAAATTAG
- a CDS encoding RagB/SusD family nutrient uptake outer membrane protein: MKNLIHSAYSIVGGVSLVLAAGATTVSCSDFLEVPLESTVATSNFYKTAEEFDLGLTGVYNMLLSAEWANGDRYGSYFQGFLILGRVGTDEMIIPNNIDGNETELCNYTYTPSHRYISRTWYVQYRGIQRACVIIDRLTNTDIGNESEKNRILGEAYFLRAFYYFHLVRLFGEVPIINHEVTDLEMVRTEKASIAQVYEQIVSDLKQAIAKLPVSNANGRAHYYAAKAMLGKVYLQMAGQPLQDPNAAALAETELLDVIQSGRFALVTDYFSLFDASNEYSSEYLFDVEFANNGTTTYGGQVGTTDGVQTPNNLYWTAVWSTQEFYETFDPKDLRRDNIARFKYVYDDNQNLVKEDLSAEPIYYAYKFRHALTEEDRGAGWANWANPINFPIIRYADVLLMYAEAVWRAHGAPSDQALEYVNQVRRRGFGVDIHTPDPEVDLKMMSGDEFGEALLAERSFELCFEGQRWYDLVRFGKLEEGVKKLAKYSSAATSQAQNFQPKHLFFPIPQDVIDASNGKIEQNPLWK, encoded by the coding sequence ATGAAAAATCTCATTCATTCAGCATACTCCATCGTCGGCGGGGTCTCGCTCGTCCTGGCCGCCGGCGCCACGACGGTCTCCTGCAGCGACTTCCTCGAAGTCCCGCTCGAAAGCACCGTCGCCACCTCCAACTTCTACAAAACGGCCGAAGAGTTCGATCTCGGTCTGACGGGCGTCTACAACATGCTGCTCTCCGCAGAGTGGGCCAACGGGGACCGTTACGGCTCCTATTTCCAGGGGTTCCTGATCCTCGGACGCGTCGGTACCGACGAGATGATCATCCCGAACAACATCGACGGCAACGAAACCGAACTCTGCAACTACACCTACACCCCCTCGCACCGATACATCTCCCGTACGTGGTATGTCCAGTATCGCGGCATTCAGCGCGCCTGCGTCATCATCGACCGGTTGACGAACACCGACATCGGCAACGAAAGCGAGAAAAACCGAATCCTCGGCGAGGCCTACTTCCTGCGCGCCTTCTACTACTTCCACCTGGTACGGCTCTTCGGCGAGGTGCCCATCATCAACCATGAGGTCACCGATCTGGAGATGGTCCGCACCGAAAAGGCCTCGATCGCCCAGGTCTACGAACAGATCGTCAGCGACCTGAAGCAGGCCATCGCCAAACTCCCCGTCTCGAATGCCAACGGCCGCGCGCACTACTACGCCGCAAAGGCCATGCTCGGCAAGGTCTATCTGCAGATGGCCGGCCAGCCCCTGCAGGACCCCAATGCCGCCGCACTGGCCGAAACCGAACTCCTGGACGTGATCCAGAGCGGACGATTCGCCCTCGTGACGGACTACTTCAGCCTCTTCGACGCCTCGAACGAATACAGCTCGGAGTACCTCTTCGACGTCGAGTTCGCCAACAACGGTACGACCACCTACGGCGGACAGGTCGGAACCACCGACGGCGTCCAGACCCCCAACAACCTCTACTGGACCGCCGTGTGGAGCACCCAGGAGTTCTACGAAACGTTCGACCCCAAGGACCTCCGCCGCGACAACATTGCCCGCTTCAAGTATGTCTACGACGACAACCAGAATCTGGTCAAGGAGGATCTCAGCGCCGAGCCCATCTACTACGCCTACAAGTTCCGCCACGCCCTGACCGAAGAGGACCGCGGTGCCGGTTGGGCCAACTGGGCCAACCCGATCAACTTCCCCATCATCCGCTATGCCGACGTGCTGCTGATGTATGCCGAGGCCGTATGGCGCGCTCACGGAGCACCCTCGGATCAGGCCCTCGAATATGTCAATCAGGTGCGGCGCCGCGGCTTCGGGGTCGATATCCACACCCCCGATCCGGAGGTCGATCTCAAGATGATGAGCGGCGACGAGTTCGGCGAGGCCCTGCTCGCGGAACGCAGCTTCGAACTCTGCTTCGAAGGCCAGCGCTGGTATGACCTGGTTCGATTCGGCAAACTCGAGGAGGGCGTGAAAAAGTTAGCCAAGTACTCGAGCGCTGCCACCTCCCAGGCCCAGAACTTCCAGCCCAAACACCTCTTCTTCCCCATTCCGCAGGACGTCATCGACGCCTCGAACGGAAAGATCGAACAGAACCCCCTCTGGAAATAA
- a CDS encoding sialidase family protein, with amino-acid sequence MKKFALYTAGAVLMLAAAACDRDLDLAHAYDNSSSSKPYEFDKDFNFDDYIDFGSFVVSDRVVCEQQPDIPRYSFWLDGKISVGKYDDSGRFTLYWSADNSLRQTSDSPWLEENVNALSAEMEVFGKDLEPVDGFYDGGAWFIGVHKLPDGRLAGFFHAESHWAGSNSAYKSIGVTYSRDNGLTWEKGSRILAGTDPKPENPAGQGVSYGLGDGCVVWNEALGAWICYYSGYCNDPGNYMITMARSTDPAGAAGTWKKWDGEDFTIEGCNQQSQLGGENFKIANLDAYAGGNPSVMWNHYLNKWVMVFHSWSQRICLSTSSDGIVWEAPKSLDLGEEKAMYPNLISEEGDLTGGQAVRLYYAADMNDLGQRSLAWRKVVFY; translated from the coding sequence ATGAAAAAATTCGCTTTATATACGGCCGGAGCCGTGCTGATGCTCGCGGCTGCAGCCTGCGACCGGGACCTCGATCTCGCGCACGCCTACGACAACTCCTCCAGTTCGAAACCCTACGAGTTCGACAAGGACTTCAACTTCGACGACTACATCGACTTCGGCTCGTTCGTCGTCAGCGACCGCGTCGTCTGTGAACAACAGCCCGACATCCCCCGCTACTCGTTCTGGCTCGACGGAAAGATCTCCGTGGGCAAGTACGACGATTCGGGACGGTTCACCCTCTACTGGTCGGCCGACAACTCCCTGAGGCAAACCTCCGACTCGCCCTGGCTCGAGGAGAATGTCAACGCTCTGAGCGCGGAGATGGAGGTCTTCGGAAAGGATCTCGAGCCCGTCGACGGCTTCTACGACGGCGGTGCCTGGTTCATCGGCGTTCACAAACTCCCGGACGGCCGTCTGGCCGGATTCTTCCACGCCGAAAGCCACTGGGCCGGGTCCAACTCCGCCTACAAGTCCATCGGTGTCACCTACTCCCGGGACAACGGCCTGACCTGGGAGAAGGGCAGCCGGATCCTCGCCGGTACGGACCCCAAACCCGAAAACCCTGCCGGACAGGGCGTTTCATACGGTCTGGGCGACGGCTGCGTGGTCTGGAACGAGGCGCTCGGCGCCTGGATCTGCTACTACTCGGGATACTGCAACGACCCCGGAAACTACATGATCACGATGGCCCGCTCGACCGACCCCGCCGGTGCGGCCGGCACCTGGAAAAAGTGGGACGGCGAGGATTTCACCATCGAGGGCTGCAACCAGCAGTCGCAACTCGGCGGCGAAAACTTCAAGATCGCCAACCTCGACGCCTATGCCGGCGGAAACCCCTCGGTCATGTGGAACCACTACCTCAACAAATGGGTCATGGTCTTCCACTCCTGGAGCCAGCGCATCTGTCTGTCGACGAGCAGCGACGGTATCGTCTGGGAGGCCCCCAAGTCACTCGACCTGGGCGAGGAGAAGGCCATGTATCCCAATCTGATCAGCGAAGAGGGTGATCTGACCGGCGGGCAGGCCGTACGCCTCTACTACGCCGCCGACATGAATGATCTCGGACAGCGCTCGCTGGCCTGGAGAAAGGTCGTATTCTATTGA
- a CDS encoding TonB-dependent receptor produces MKRFVPILTALLLVVSGLRAQTSVSGTITSSDGKPVAGASVIIDGTTVGATSDASGAYRIQVRSSNDVLVFSFLGYNSVRETVGQRTRIDVSLARSDLKIDDVVVVGYGSLRKKDMTGAVSSIKGDAFENRVLFSVDDALAGGVAGLMVNSSSGKPGSESNMLIRGANSLTGSTAPLIVLDGFPLFDVSTSTGGGIDGYDTGMSSLSMINPDDIASIEVLKDASATAIYGNRGANGVILITTKRGRGDSGKIQYNTYFGFQQMNRRYDMMDFRQYAAYQVDRNPSNNHLFTDPVTQLPRQIGDVQSRDWQDEIFRTGFIQNHSLSVSHSSDKTSMFFSGSYMQNKSVLISTNWQKLTAKATIDHRFTDFLRTGVDIGYNRIVDDGVPTGGEGTAQVAGIITSALTALPFEFDETTQAFFRRAGVSQSTLDSYIDGYHGNPVNIANQTELSKRINRMMLNAYLEADILKDLTLRVTAGYDNYSLKDRQFYPTSTPRGYFYKGQGIIGSSESGSWINENTLTWKPVFGKHRLNVLVGMTEQGYTTFYDRSETTQYEYEDLGSNNAQMAKVFNVFSSKEQIRYVSLIGRLNYSYDNRYIATFTVRRDATSRFINNKWGTFLSGALAWNIDSEKFMQNQNTVSTLKLRLSLGEVGNSNVPTAGSYSQLYGTNYSFGNIESIGQSSMSIANEDLSWETTREVNAGLEIGLWNDRLRFTADFYDKVTRDLLLEAPVINIVGFDKAWQNIGRMRNRGVELSLNAQLVNHRNFKWDFFANFALNKTKILELGQGGAPILLGVTCLGGQNAVILQEGGQIGDIYGYVTEGVYGLNDFEIDGITPKPGVAVETGAEEPGSMRFADLYKDGKITSDDRTVIGNSSPDFYGAFGTNFSWKNLDLNLSFQYSWGGDVYNANYNQLAAFSGTTNNQMAFFEERWSPQNLSSTQYARMTNNQVCSAFVEDASFLRLRSARIAYTCPHKWFGPNSHIGTIKFYVAAENLFVLTRYSGYDPEVYSKQGSGSMSNILTSGFDYGCFPRPRTFTVGLNILFQ; encoded by the coding sequence ATGAAACGTTTCGTTCCCATATTGACCGCCCTGCTGCTCGTCGTGTCGGGGCTCCGGGCCCAAACCTCCGTCAGCGGCACGATCACCTCCTCGGACGGCAAACCCGTCGCCGGCGCTTCGGTGATCATCGACGGCACGACCGTCGGCGCAACGTCCGATGCCAGCGGCGCCTACCGTATCCAGGTCCGCTCGTCGAATGATGTCCTCGTATTCAGCTTCCTCGGGTACAACTCCGTCCGCGAAACCGTCGGACAGCGTACGCGCATCGACGTCTCGCTCGCTCGCTCCGATCTGAAAATCGACGACGTCGTCGTGGTCGGTTACGGCTCGCTCCGCAAAAAGGACATGACCGGGGCCGTCTCCTCGATCAAGGGCGATGCCTTCGAAAACCGCGTCCTCTTCTCGGTCGATGACGCCCTGGCAGGCGGCGTGGCCGGTCTGATGGTCAACTCCTCGTCGGGTAAACCCGGCTCGGAGTCCAACATGCTCATCCGGGGAGCCAACTCGCTCACCGGCTCGACCGCCCCGCTGATCGTCCTCGACGGATTCCCCCTGTTCGACGTCAGCACCTCCACAGGCGGCGGTATCGACGGCTACGACACCGGCATGTCCTCCCTCTCGATGATCAACCCCGACGACATCGCCTCGATCGAGGTTCTCAAGGATGCCTCCGCTACGGCCATCTACGGCAACCGCGGCGCGAACGGCGTCATCCTGATCACCACCAAGCGCGGTCGCGGCGACAGCGGCAAGATCCAGTATAACACCTACTTCGGTTTCCAGCAGATGAACCGCCGATACGACATGATGGACTTCCGCCAGTATGCCGCCTATCAGGTCGACCGGAACCCCTCGAACAACCATCTCTTCACCGACCCCGTCACCCAGCTGCCCCGTCAGATCGGGGACGTACAGTCGCGTGACTGGCAGGACGAAATCTTCCGTACGGGATTCATCCAGAACCACTCGCTCTCGGTGTCACACTCCAGCGACAAGACCAGCATGTTCTTCTCCGGATCCTACATGCAGAACAAGTCGGTGCTGATCTCCACCAACTGGCAGAAACTCACCGCGAAGGCCACCATCGACCACCGTTTCACCGACTTCCTCCGCACGGGCGTCGACATCGGATACAACCGCATCGTCGATGACGGCGTCCCCACCGGCGGCGAAGGAACCGCCCAGGTCGCCGGTATCATCACCTCGGCGCTCACCGCCCTGCCCTTCGAATTCGACGAAACCACGCAGGCCTTCTTCCGCCGTGCCGGAGTCTCGCAGTCCACGCTCGACTCCTACATCGACGGCTATCACGGAAACCCCGTCAACATCGCCAACCAGACCGAACTCTCCAAGCGGATCAACCGCATGATGCTCAACGCCTATCTCGAAGCCGACATCCTGAAGGACCTCACCCTGCGCGTCACGGCCGGTTATGACAACTACTCGCTCAAGGACCGGCAGTTCTACCCCACGTCGACTCCCCGCGGATACTTCTACAAGGGACAGGGCATCATCGGAAGCTCCGAGTCCGGCAGCTGGATCAACGAAAATACCCTCACCTGGAAACCCGTCTTCGGAAAACACCGCCTCAACGTGCTGGTCGGCATGACCGAACAGGGCTACACCACCTTCTACGACCGCAGCGAAACAACCCAGTACGAATACGAGGATCTCGGATCGAACAACGCCCAGATGGCCAAGGTATTCAACGTCTTCTCGAGCAAGGAGCAGATCCGGTATGTCTCGCTCATCGGCCGTCTGAACTACTCGTACGACAACCGATACATCGCCACCTTCACCGTCCGCCGCGACGCTACCTCGCGCTTCATCAACAACAAGTGGGGTACGTTCCTCTCCGGTGCCCTGGCCTGGAACATCGACAGCGAAAAGTTCATGCAGAACCAAAACACCGTCAGCACCCTCAAACTGCGGCTGAGTCTGGGCGAGGTCGGCAACTCGAACGTCCCCACGGCCGGCTCCTACTCTCAGCTCTACGGCACAAACTACTCCTTCGGTAACATCGAATCCATCGGCCAGTCGTCGATGTCGATCGCCAACGAGGACCTTTCGTGGGAGACTACCCGCGAGGTGAATGCCGGTCTGGAGATCGGTCTGTGGAACGACCGGCTGCGCTTCACCGCCGACTTCTACGACAAGGTCACCCGGGATCTGCTGCTCGAGGCGCCGGTCATCAACATCGTCGGATTCGACAAGGCCTGGCAGAACATCGGCCGCATGCGAAACCGCGGTGTCGAGCTGAGCCTCAACGCCCAGCTCGTCAACCACCGGAACTTCAAATGGGACTTCTTCGCAAATTTCGCACTCAACAAAACCAAAATCCTTGAACTGGGGCAGGGCGGAGCCCCCATTCTGCTGGGTGTCACCTGTCTGGGCGGCCAGAACGCCGTGATCCTCCAGGAGGGCGGCCAGATCGGAGACATCTACGGATATGTCACCGAGGGCGTATACGGCCTGAACGACTTCGAAATCGACGGTATCACCCCCAAACCCGGCGTAGCAGTCGAAACCGGCGCCGAGGAGCCCGGATCCATGCGCTTCGCCGATCTCTACAAGGACGGCAAGATCACCTCCGACGACCGCACCGTCATCGGAAACTCCTCGCCCGACTTCTACGGCGCTTTCGGCACGAACTTCTCCTGGAAGAACCTCGATCTCAACCTCTCGTTCCAATACTCCTGGGGCGGCGATGTCTACAACGCAAACTACAACCAGCTGGCCGCATTCTCCGGCACCACGAACAACCAGATGGCCTTCTTCGAGGAGCGATGGTCCCCTCAGAACCTCTCCAGCACGCAGTACGCCCGGATGACCAACAACCAGGTCTGCTCGGCATTCGTCGAGGATGCCTCGTTCCTCCGACTGCGCTCGGCACGCATCGCATACACCTGCCCCCACAAGTGGTTCGGCCCCAACAGCCACATCGGAACCATCAAGTTCTATGTCGCCGCCGAAAACCTCTTCGTCCTGACCCGATACTCGGGATATGACCCCGAAGTATACTCCAAACAGGGATCCGGAAGCATGAGCAACATCCTTACCTCAGGGTTCGATTACGGCTGCTTCCCCCGCCCGCGCACCTTCACCGTCGGTCTCAACATCCTGTTCCAATAA
- a CDS encoding alpha/beta hydrolase, with the protein MKKSRKRIIVTAAVIVGLLLVALVGGSGYFCYRTLNPDRMNDIHWLEEQYPHVVGWIDSIRQNDRLHDIYRPNARGEHLHALWLRAPQPTPRTAVLLHGYEGAAEAMFMIGYLYNHDLGYNVLMPDLRGHGKSQPRAVSMGWTERGEVLDWIRTADSLFGPEARVVVHGISMGAAATMIVCGEESLPASVRCAVEDCGYTSTYDIFHDAWGKQSRIPRFPLFQLSDLWCRILYGWSFREASPLEAVGRSRVPMMFIHGDRDSVVPVEMVYRLYEAKSGEKVLWVLPGVDHGAAYLEDPKEYTRRVGEFVGRWID; encoded by the coding sequence ATGAAAAAGAGTAGAAAAAGAATCATCGTCACGGCAGCCGTAATCGTCGGCCTGCTCCTGGTCGCGCTGGTGGGCGGAAGCGGCTACTTCTGCTACCGGACGCTCAACCCCGACAGGATGAACGACATCCACTGGCTCGAGGAGCAGTATCCCCACGTCGTGGGATGGATCGACAGCATCCGCCAAAACGACCGGCTGCACGACATCTACCGCCCCAACGCCCGCGGCGAACATCTCCACGCCCTCTGGCTCCGGGCCCCGCAGCCGACACCCCGCACCGCCGTGCTGCTGCACGGATACGAAGGGGCCGCCGAGGCCATGTTCATGATCGGATATCTCTACAACCACGATCTGGGCTACAACGTCCTGATGCCCGACCTGCGCGGCCACGGCAAAAGCCAGCCCCGGGCCGTGAGCATGGGATGGACCGAACGCGGCGAGGTGCTCGACTGGATCCGGACGGCCGACTCGCTCTTCGGCCCCGAGGCGCGGGTGGTCGTTCACGGCATCTCGATGGGGGCCGCCGCCACGATGATCGTCTGCGGCGAAGAGTCGCTCCCGGCATCGGTCCGCTGCGCCGTCGAGGACTGCGGATACACCTCGACCTACGACATCTTCCACGATGCCTGGGGCAAGCAGTCGCGCATCCCACGCTTTCCGCTCTTCCAGCTCTCGGACCTCTGGTGCCGAATCCTCTACGGATGGAGTTTCCGGGAGGCGTCGCCCCTCGAGGCCGTAGGCCGAAGCCGCGTGCCGATGATGTTCATCCACGGCGATCGGGATTCGGTCGTCCCCGTGGAGATGGTCTACCGCCTCTACGAGGCCAAATCCGGAGAAAAGGTGCTCTGGGTACTCCCCGGAGTAGACCACGGCGCCGCCTATCTCGAAGATCCGAAGGAGTACACGCGGCGCGTCGGGGAGTTCGTCGGCCGCTGGATCGACTGA